Proteins encoded in a region of the Triplophysa rosa linkage group LG14, Trosa_1v2, whole genome shotgun sequence genome:
- the hsph1 gene encoding LOW QUALITY PROTEIN: heat shock protein 105 kDa (The sequence of the model RefSeq protein was modified relative to this genomic sequence to represent the inferred CDS: inserted 2 bases in 1 codon; deleted 1 base in 1 codon), whose product MGWKFPEMGFVGFQNCYIAVVKSGGIETISNEFTRRKHAVSGLCLPVVSFCSKNRIIGNAARNQMITNPRSTVFHFKRLHGRLFEDHVQSERGSLPYELVPLSDGRVGLKAMYLNEEHHFSAEQITAMLLTKMKDITEANLQKKVAECVISIPSFFTDSERRSVLDAPKIAGLNCLKLMNDNTAXVSFELAFQFNSTLSHLKQYLHFCIVCHPSGFKLCTLCTLQVLSTAFDPYLGGNDFDQRLVEYFCAEFKAKYKLDVKSRVRALRLTQECEKLKKRMSSNSTDIPLNIECFVDDKDVSGKMNRAKFEELCADLIERVTVPLVAALEQARIQLQDISAVEIVGGATQIPAVKAQICKFFKRDVSSTTLNADEAVARGCALQCAMLSPAFKVRDFTITDAVPFPISLSWSSEADIGKSCHEIFGRNHPCPSAKLITFYRRKSFILEAFYSDRASLPFPEAKIGEYKVQNIQPQENGEKAKVKVRVEVNCNGVVSVTSATAVTRVSTDETETTEINGEMYNDDGFDLDARDKTQETSSVQLSIDKESLPTAPCPPMKTEQNHTDALSMNGEVNNQPPDAKKARTKVKHVGLPIEETISQQLLKDCLSTYIDQEKKMTQQDWQEKERNNAKNAVEENVFYYRHKLEGPYQTCLSAEDHQTFFELLNGTENWLYEEGEDQDKQTYLNKLEDIQKLGLPVQDRYQESIKRPKMFEELSAKIQSYMIIMEEFKNGGSTVHAVTFTLFSDFDSQVVPQNQEPAIHSTQNRKKLQALNNICEEIVSKPKPRVGSPMDNNIQPERPQNKNSPEDVTMEYTDFVENDVKCNGDNIE is encoded by the exons ATGATAACCAATCCCAGAAGCACCGtctttcattttaagagactgCATGGCAGGTTGTTTGAGGATCATGTTCAAAGTGAAAGAGGGAGTTTACCATATGAATTGGTACCACTAAGTGATGGGAGGGTTGGTCTTAAG GCCATGTACCTCAATGAGGAGCATCACTTTAGCGCTGAGCAGATCACAGCTATGTTGTTAACCAAAATGAAAGATATCACAGAGGCGAATCTACAGAAGAAAGTGGCAGAGTGTGTCATCTCT ATCCCCTCATTCTTCACTGATTCAGAAAGAAGGTCCGTGCTGGATGCTCCCAAGATCGCCGgtttgaactgcctgaagcttatGAATGATAACACAGC GGTATCTTTTGAACTCGCTTTTCAATTCAACAGCACTTTGTCACATCTAAAGCAATATTTACACTTCTGTATTGTTTGTCATCCCAGTGGCTTTAAACTATGCACGCTCTGTACTTTGCAGGTACTGTCGACTGCCTTTGATCCTTATTTGGGGGGGAATGACTTTGATCAGAGGCTGGTGGAATACTTCTGTGCTGAGTTTAAGGCAAAGTACAAACTGGATGTAAAGTCCAGGGTTCGAGCTCTGCGACTGACGCAGGAGTGTGAGAAGCTCAAGAAACGGATGAGCAGCAACTCCACAGACATTCCACTGAACATCGAGTGCTTTGTGGATGACAAGGATGTCTCTGGAAAAATGAATAG GGCTAAATTTGAAGAGCTGTGTGCCGATTTGATCGAGAGGGTGACGGTTCCCCTGGTGGCAGCTTTAGAACAGGCTCGCATACAGCTTCAGGACATCAGCGCGGTGGAGATTGTTGGGGGAGCGACACAGATACCTGCGGTGAAGGCCCAGATCTGTAAGTTCTTCAAGAGGGATGTGAGCAGCActactttaaatgcagatgaAGCAGTGGCCAGAGGCTGTGCATTACAG TGTGCCATGCTGTCCCCTGCATTCAAAGTACGAGACTTCACAATCACAGATGCTGTCCCATTCCCCATCTCTCTTTCCTGGAGCAGTGAAGCAGATATAGGCAAATC CTGCCATGAGATATTTGGCAGGAACCATCCCTGTCCCTCAGCCAAACTCATCACGTTTTACAGACGCAAGTCTTTCATTTTGGAAGCTTTTTATTCGGATCGAGCCTCGCTGCCCTTTCCCGAGGCAAAAATTG GAGAATATAAAGTGCAGAATATTCAACCGCAGGAGAATGGAGAAAAGGCAAAGGTTAAGGTCAGAGTTGAAGTCAATTGCAATGGCGTAGTTAGTGTGACCTCAGCCACTGCGGTCACGAGGGTCAGCACTGATGAGACTGAAACTACGGAAATAAATGGGGAGATGTACAATGACGATGGCTTTGACTTGGACGCACGG GACAAGACACAAGAGACAAGCTCCGTTCAGCTCTCGATAGACAAAGAAAGCCTGCCAACAGCACCGTGT CCCCCCATGAAAACCGAGCAGAATCATACAGATGCATTGAGC ATGAACGGAGAAGTAAACAATCAACCCCCTGATGCTAAAAAAGCAAGGACGAAGGTTAAACACGTTGGACTTCCCATCGAGGAGACGATCAGCCAGCAGTTACTAAAGGATTGCCTCAGCACTTACATCGATCAGGAG aaaaaaatgacacagcaAGATTGGCAAGAGAAAGAGCGAAACAATGCCAAAAATGCAGtcgaagaaaatgttttttattacagaCACAAGCTGGAGGGCCCGTATCAGACGTGTCTAAGTGCTGAG GACCATCAGACGTTCTTTGAACTTTTAAATGGAACTGAGAACTGGCTGTATGAGGAAGGAGAAGACCAAGATAAACAGACCTACCTTAACAAGCTGGAGGACATCCAA AAACTGGGTTTGCCTGTGCAAGACAGATACCAGGAGTCCATAAAGAGACCCAAAATGTTTGAAGAGCTGTCAGCCAAAATACAGAGCTACATGATTATTATGGAGGAGTTTAAGAATGGAGGAAGTACTGTACATGCTGTCacttttactttattt TCAGATTTCGACAG TCAAGTGGTGCCTCAGAATCAGGAACCTGCCATACACAGCACTCAGAACCGGAAGAAATTACAG GCACTAAACAACATTTGTGAGGAGATTGTATCCAAACCAAAGCCAAGAGTCGGCTCTCCTATGGATAATAACATTCAACCAGAGCGCCCACAAAACAAGAATAGCCCAGAAGATGTTACAATGGAATACAcagattttgttgaaaatgacGTGAAATGCAATGGTGACAATATTGAGTAG